In Brassica napus cultivar Da-Ae chromosome A3, Da-Ae, whole genome shotgun sequence, the sequence CTGAATGATCTCCCCGAGAATGATTTCAACACGActttcaaattcgtacctttcTTCAACAAGGAGCTCATGATCACAAACAAATCATCGTGTTTTGTCTATGGAGCACCAGGCTCTTTCTACTCTAGACTCTTTTCTCGCAACAGTCTCCATTTTGTACATTCCTGTTACGCTCTCCATTTTCTCTCCAAGGTACTTAGCAAATTGAAAGACTGTTGTAACGTTTTTACTTGTATAAAAACATTGAgttatttgatatttatatgATGTGATTATGTTATGTGTTTGTATATAGGTTCCTGAAAAGCATGGGAATGATAAGGGAAGTGTGTACATAACAAGTTCAAGTCCTCAAAGTACATACAAAGCTTACTTGAATCAGTTCCAAAAAGACTTCACCATGTTTCTAAGGTTACGTTCTGAAGAAATTGTCTCTAATGGACGCATGGTTCTCACCTTGATTGGTAGAAACACTCTTGACAGTGATCCATTGTATAGAGATTGTTGTCACTTTTGGACATTGCTATCCAAATCTCTCCGTGACCTAGTCTTCGAggtatataaaaacaaattcttCATGTCTtttcaaacatttttaatatgtcCATGAATATTTTTGACATTTTTAAAGAACAAACCAACTAGCTCATGAATATTAATATATGCCTCTTAAAGAGAACAAACCTTCAGcttgttttattttaagtgAACTATATTTTAGCATTGTTTCGGTGTCTTACTAAAATACAAAGACCAAAATTATTAGGGTTATTTTAGTATGTTGAATTTAGACATGGTCCTCATCATATCAATCTTTTTATTAACAGGGCCACGTGAGTGAATCAAAACTGGATGAATTCAACATGCCGTTTTATGATCCAAACGAACAAGAACTAGAAGAAGTGATACGAAACGAAGGCTCTTTTGAAATCAATGACTTAGAGAAACATGTATTCGACCTTGGCCTTAG encodes:
- the LOC106353051 gene encoding salicylate/benzoate carboxyl methyltransferase, which encodes MGSRFIDTIPSLSYDDDKSDDECAFVRALRMSGGDGANSYSANSLLQRRVLSMAKPVLVKNTEDMMMNLDFPSYIKVAELGCSSGQNSFVAISEIINTINVLCQQLNQNPPEIDCCLNDLPENDFNTTFKFVPFFNKELMITNKSSCFVYGAPGSFYSRLFSRNSLHFVHSCYALHFLSKVPEKHGNDKGSVYITSSSPQSTYKAYLNQFQKDFTMFLRLRSEEIVSNGRMVLTLIGRNTLDSDPLYRDCCHFWTLLSKSLRDLVFEGHVSESKLDEFNMPFYDPNEQELEEVIRNEGSFEINDLEKHVFDLGLSNNNNEEDDYEAGYNEANCIRAVTEPMLVAHFGEDIVDVLFDRYAHHVAKHASCRNKTSVTLVVSLAKK